A portion of the Pseudomonas synxantha BG33R genome contains these proteins:
- the treZ gene encoding malto-oligosyltrehalose trehalohydrolase, translating into MPLRTLDTWPHGAIMLDAQHTRFALWAPDAFYVSVELQHGKSITLLPQADGWFEVEAACPAGTLYRFNIDGENAVPDPASRAQAQDVHGWSQVVDPNAYPWRNTQWQGRPWHTAVIYELHVGAMGGYAGVEKHLPRLAELGITAIELMPLAQFPGERNWGYDGVLPYAPHAAYGTPEQLKHLIDTAHALGLAVMLDVVYNHFGPDGNYLGQYAKGFFQEDAHTPWGAGIDFERREVRDFFLDNALMWLLEYRFDGLRLDAVHAIDNPGFLQELAHRVRQQVHDERHVWLVLENELNQASLLKEDFNAQWNDDFHNVLHVLLTGETDAYYSDFAEQPTAKLARCLGEGFIYQGETTRHGHARGEPSADLPPSAFVAFLQNHDQIGNRALGERLHQLCSPQALNAATALLLLSPMIPLMFMGDEVNAAEPFLFFTDHHGELAEAVREGRRNEFADFAAFHDPEQRERIPDPNALETFVQSAPSFVENEHTQLYRQLLSLRHQHIVPHLPGTVALGAQVMAEGAVTARWRLGNGSLLQIDLNLSEQPLDHPARHPIIFQTPAQQGTQLPPLSARVCLSPVGEHF; encoded by the coding sequence ATGCCGTTACGGACTCTGGACACCTGGCCCCACGGCGCAATCATGCTGGACGCGCAACACACGCGTTTTGCCTTGTGGGCGCCAGACGCTTTTTATGTCAGCGTTGAATTGCAACACGGTAAATCCATCACCCTGCTGCCCCAGGCGGATGGCTGGTTCGAAGTCGAAGCAGCCTGCCCTGCCGGCACGCTCTACCGCTTTAACATCGATGGGGAAAACGCGGTTCCCGACCCCGCTTCCAGGGCCCAGGCCCAGGACGTGCACGGTTGGAGCCAAGTGGTCGACCCCAACGCTTACCCATGGCGCAATACCCAGTGGCAAGGCCGCCCCTGGCACACCGCGGTGATCTACGAACTGCATGTGGGCGCCATGGGTGGCTACGCAGGAGTCGAGAAGCACCTACCACGCCTGGCTGAGCTGGGAATCACTGCGATCGAGTTGATGCCGCTGGCGCAGTTCCCCGGTGAACGCAACTGGGGCTATGACGGCGTGCTGCCCTACGCACCGCACGCCGCCTACGGTACGCCCGAACAGCTCAAGCACTTGATCGACACTGCCCATGCCCTTGGTTTGGCGGTGATGCTCGATGTGGTCTACAACCACTTCGGGCCCGATGGCAATTACCTCGGACAGTACGCCAAAGGGTTCTTCCAGGAAGACGCGCATACCCCGTGGGGCGCCGGCATCGATTTCGAGCGCCGTGAAGTGCGGGATTTCTTCCTCGATAACGCGCTGATGTGGCTGCTGGAATACCGCTTCGACGGCCTGCGCCTGGATGCGGTACACGCCATCGATAATCCCGGGTTCTTGCAGGAGCTGGCACACCGCGTGCGTCAGCAGGTGCACGACGAACGGCACGTCTGGCTGGTGCTGGAGAACGAGCTGAACCAGGCCAGCCTGCTGAAGGAAGACTTCAACGCCCAGTGGAATGATGACTTTCATAACGTGCTGCACGTGCTGCTGACCGGTGAAACCGACGCCTATTACAGCGATTTCGCCGAACAGCCCACCGCCAAGCTGGCGCGTTGCCTGGGCGAGGGCTTTATCTATCAGGGTGAAACCACCCGCCACGGCCACGCACGCGGCGAACCCAGCGCGGATCTGCCGCCCAGCGCTTTCGTGGCGTTTTTGCAGAACCACGACCAGATCGGCAACCGTGCCCTGGGCGAACGCTTGCACCAACTGTGTTCGCCCCAGGCGCTGAACGCGGCGACGGCTCTATTGCTGCTCAGCCCGATGATTCCGCTGATGTTCATGGGCGATGAGGTGAATGCGGCCGAACCCTTTCTGTTTTTCACCGACCATCACGGCGAACTGGCCGAGGCGGTGCGCGAAGGCCGGCGCAACGAGTTCGCCGATTTCGCGGCGTTTCACGACCCCGAGCAACGCGAACGCATTCCCGATCCCAACGCACTGGAAACCTTTGTGCAATCGGCACCCTCTTTCGTCGAGAACGAGCACACCCAGCTCTATCGTCAGTTGTTGAGCCTGCGTCACCAACACATAGTGCCGCACTTGCCGGGCACTGTAGCCTTGGGCGCGCAGGTGATGGCCGAGGGAGCTGTCACGGCGCGTTGGCGCCTGGGCAATGGCAGCCTGTTGCAGATCGACCTGAACCTGAGTGAACAGCCTCTGGATCACCCCGCGCGCCACCCCATCATTTTTCAGACGCCTGCCCAGCAAGGTACGCAGTTACCACCGTTGAGCGCACGCGTTTGCTTATCACCTGTCGGAGAACACTTTTGA
- the glgA gene encoding glycogen synthase GlgA: MISAAVDTQGERFSQPVGGPTSLVDLPNTVRPIVSQNPNRKKVLFVTSEFADLVKTGGLGDVSAALPRAMAHLHDVRVLIPGYPQVMESDNPIHIVGELGGHAALPPCKIGRMDLADGLVIYVLICPELYEREGTPYGANNGRDWPDNHIRFARLGLAAADMAANLAQIHWCPDLVHAHDWPAGLAPAYMHWRGSRTPTLFTIHNLAYQGVVSLASTPELGIPPHALQQEGMEFYGKMSFLKAGMAYSSHITTVSATYAQEITTPEFGCGLDGFLASKTQQGLLSGIPNGIDESWETSTDTHLTHNFNIGDWEGKAINAAHVRELFGLHASNGPLFAVVSRLVYQKGLDLTEAVAGFIVENGGQIAIIGRGEPEEEQAMRELALRFPGQVGVRIGFNETDARRMFAGSDFLLMPSRYEPCGLSQMYAQRFGSLPVARNTGGLADTIEDGVTGFLFNESTVQSYEEALRRAFKVFAFPGLLNAMRSRAMTQPFNWCQAVEPYAELYEQLVAKALGKPTK, translated from the coding sequence ATGATCAGTGCCGCAGTAGATACTCAGGGAGAGCGTTTTAGTCAGCCGGTAGGGGGGCCAACGTCTTTGGTCGACCTGCCCAACACTGTGCGGCCGATCGTGAGTCAGAATCCGAATCGAAAGAAAGTCTTGTTTGTCACTTCCGAGTTCGCCGACCTGGTGAAAACCGGTGGCCTGGGCGATGTGTCCGCCGCCCTGCCCCGCGCCATGGCGCATTTGCACGATGTGCGGGTGCTGATCCCTGGTTACCCGCAAGTGATGGAAAGCGACAACCCGATTCATATCGTCGGTGAACTGGGTGGCCACGCGGCGCTGCCGCCGTGCAAGATCGGGCGCATGGACCTTGCGGACGGCCTGGTCATCTATGTGCTGATCTGCCCCGAACTGTACGAGCGTGAAGGCACGCCGTACGGCGCCAATAACGGCCGCGACTGGCCGGATAACCATATTCGCTTCGCCCGCCTGGGCCTGGCCGCCGCTGACATGGCCGCCAACCTGGCACAGATCCATTGGTGCCCCGACCTGGTGCACGCCCATGACTGGCCCGCGGGCCTTGCGCCGGCGTACATGCACTGGCGTGGGTCACGCACGCCAACGCTGTTCACCATTCATAACCTGGCCTATCAGGGTGTGGTGAGCCTGGCGTCGACGCCCGAACTGGGCATTCCACCCCATGCCCTGCAGCAGGAAGGCATGGAGTTCTACGGCAAAATGTCGTTCCTCAAGGCGGGCATGGCGTATTCCAGCCACATCACCACCGTGAGCGCCACCTACGCCCAGGAAATCACCACGCCGGAATTCGGCTGTGGCCTGGATGGCTTTCTTGCCAGCAAGACTCAACAAGGTCTGCTCAGCGGGATTCCCAATGGCATCGACGAAAGCTGGGAAACGTCCACCGATACGCACTTGACCCACAATTTCAATATCGGCGACTGGGAAGGCAAGGCGATAAATGCCGCCCATGTGCGCGAGCTGTTTGGACTGCACGCGTCCAACGGCCCGCTGTTCGCCGTGGTGTCACGCCTGGTTTATCAGAAGGGTCTGGACCTGACTGAAGCGGTCGCCGGCTTTATCGTCGAAAACGGTGGCCAGATCGCGATCATCGGCCGTGGCGAACCCGAAGAAGAACAGGCCATGCGCGAATTGGCGCTGCGCTTCCCGGGCCAGGTGGGTGTGCGCATCGGCTTCAACGAGACCGATGCCCGTCGCATGTTTGCCGGCAGCGACTTCCTGTTGATGCCTTCGCGCTATGAACCTTGCGGCCTGAGCCAGATGTACGCGCAACGCTTTGGTTCGTTGCCGGTGGCGCGTAATACCGGTGGCCTGGCGGACACCATCGAAGATGGCGTCACCGGCTTCCTGTTCAATGAATCGACGGTGCAAAGCTACGAAGAAGCCCTGCGCCGTGCCTTCAAGGTATTCGCCTTCCCCGGCCTGCTCAACGCCATGCGCAGCCGCGCCATGACACAACCGTTCAACTGGTGCCAGGCGGTTGAACCCTACGCTGAGCTCTACGAACAACTGGTGGCCAAGGCCTTGGGGAAACCAACCAAATAG
- a CDS encoding D-2-hydroxyacid dehydrogenase family protein translates to MSIQIAVIDDWQNVASDVVDWSALDGVGQVQFLHDYPADTATMVERLKGFEVICVMRERSTFDEALLQELPKLKLLVTGGMRNAAIDITAAKALGIQVCGTDSYKHAAPELTWALIMASTRNLLAEANSLRAGGWQVGLGGDLHGKTLGVLGLGSIGQKVATFAQAFGMRVIAWSENLTPQRAAEAGVRWVSKRELFEQADILTIHLVLSERSRGLVDAQALAWMKPTAQLVNTARGPIVDEQALVQALSSGRLAGAALDVYAQEPLPADHPFRRLPNVLATPHVGYVSERNYRQFYQQMIEDIQAWADGVPIRVLG, encoded by the coding sequence ATGTCGATACAGATCGCAGTGATAGATGACTGGCAGAACGTCGCCAGTGACGTGGTGGATTGGTCGGCGCTGGACGGCGTGGGCCAGGTGCAGTTCCTCCACGACTACCCCGCTGATACGGCGACAATGGTTGAACGCTTGAAGGGCTTCGAGGTGATTTGCGTCATGCGCGAACGCTCCACCTTCGATGAGGCCCTGCTGCAAGAGTTGCCCAAGCTCAAATTGCTGGTCACCGGCGGTATGCGCAATGCCGCCATCGATATTACCGCCGCCAAGGCCCTGGGTATCCAGGTGTGCGGCACCGACAGCTATAAACACGCGGCGCCGGAACTGACCTGGGCGCTGATCATGGCCTCTACGCGCAATCTGCTCGCCGAAGCCAACTCGCTGCGCGCAGGCGGATGGCAGGTGGGCCTGGGCGGTGACCTGCATGGCAAGACCCTGGGCGTGCTCGGCCTGGGCAGTATCGGCCAGAAAGTCGCGACGTTTGCCCAGGCATTCGGTATGCGGGTGATCGCCTGGAGCGAAAACCTCACGCCGCAACGGGCGGCTGAAGCAGGCGTGAGATGGGTCAGCAAGCGCGAGTTGTTTGAACAGGCGGATATCCTCACCATCCATCTGGTGCTCAGTGAGCGCAGCCGTGGGCTGGTGGATGCCCAGGCTCTGGCGTGGATGAAGCCCACGGCGCAGCTGGTGAACACCGCACGCGGGCCGATTGTGGATGAGCAGGCGCTGGTGCAGGCATTGAGCAGTGGCCGCCTGGCCGGGGCGGCGCTGGATGTGTATGCCCAGGAACCGCTGCCGGCTGATCATCCATTTCGCCGCTTGCCCAATGTGCTGGCCACGCCACATGTGGGGTATGTGAGTGAGCGCAATTACCGGCAGTTCTATCAACAGATGATTGAAGACATTCAGGCCTGGGCCGATGGCGTGCCCATTCGCGTGCTGGGCTGA
- a CDS encoding alpha/beta fold hydrolase, whose translation MPFIRSLCIAGLFSVSATPLLAATYGPELQGFQYPHPLQHFTFQSQGKSLQMGYMDVPAKGTANGRSVVLMHGKNFCGATWEGSIKALSSAGYRVIAPDQIGFCTSSKPDHYQYSFQQLAANTHQLLEKLGIQKATVIGHSTGGMLATRYALMYPEQTEQLGLVNPIGLEDWKALGVPYQSVDQWYQRELKMSADGVRKYERDTYYGGRWKPEYERWVDMLVGLNKGPGHTQVAWNSALIYDMIFTQPVYYEFKDLKVPTLLLIGTSDTTAIGKDVAPPEVKARIGNYQVLGKQVTKLIPHATLVEFPGLGHAPQMEEPEQFHKALLQGMNAL comes from the coding sequence ATGCCTTTCATCCGTTCGTTATGCATAGCCGGCCTGTTTTCAGTGAGCGCCACCCCCTTGTTAGCCGCCACCTATGGCCCCGAACTCCAAGGCTTCCAATACCCCCATCCTCTCCAGCATTTCACCTTCCAATCCCAAGGCAAATCCCTGCAAATGGGCTACATGGACGTGCCCGCCAAAGGCACAGCCAACGGCCGCAGCGTGGTGCTGATGCACGGCAAGAACTTTTGCGGTGCCACCTGGGAAGGTTCGATCAAGGCACTCAGCAGTGCCGGTTACCGCGTCATCGCCCCCGACCAGATCGGCTTCTGCACTTCCAGCAAGCCCGATCACTACCAGTACAGCTTCCAGCAATTGGCGGCCAACACCCACCAACTGCTGGAAAAACTCGGCATCCAGAAAGCCACGGTGATCGGCCATTCCACCGGCGGGATGCTTGCCACTCGCTATGCCTTGATGTATCCCGAGCAAACCGAACAACTTGGACTGGTGAACCCTATCGGCCTGGAAGACTGGAAAGCCCTCGGTGTGCCCTACCAGAGCGTCGACCAGTGGTACCAGCGCGAGCTGAAAATGAGCGCCGACGGGGTGCGCAAATATGAACGCGACACCTATTATGGCGGGCGCTGGAAGCCGGAATACGAACGCTGGGTGGATATGCTCGTCGGCCTGAACAAAGGCCCGGGGCATACCCAAGTCGCGTGGAACTCGGCATTGATTTACGACATGATCTTCACCCAACCGGTGTACTACGAATTCAAGGATCTGAAGGTGCCCACCCTGTTGCTAATTGGCACCAGCGACACGACTGCGATCGGCAAGGATGTAGCGCCGCCCGAGGTCAAGGCCAGGATTGGCAATTACCAAGTGCTGGGCAAGCAGGTGACCAAGCTGATTCCCCACGCCACGCTGGTGGAATTCCCCGGCCTGGGCCATGCGCCACAGATGGAAGAACCGGAGCAGTTTCATAAAGCGCTGTTGCAGGGTATGAATGCCCTTTGA
- a CDS encoding YqaA family protein, protein MGYLGLFVAAFGAATLLPLQSEAVLVGLLLNGQYQLWLLLGIATLGNVLGSVVNWLLGRSVERFKERRWFPVNARQLDKARRHYGRWGHWTLLLSWVPIIGDPLTLVAGVMREPLWRFLLLVTLAKGLRYGVLAALTLQWVLIPR, encoded by the coding sequence ATGGGTTACCTGGGCCTGTTCGTCGCGGCGTTTGGCGCCGCAACGTTATTGCCCCTGCAATCGGAAGCCGTGTTGGTGGGCCTGTTGCTGAACGGCCAGTACCAGCTGTGGCTACTGCTGGGCATTGCTACGCTTGGCAACGTGCTCGGCTCAGTGGTCAATTGGCTGCTCGGACGCTCGGTGGAACGTTTCAAGGAGCGGCGTTGGTTTCCAGTGAACGCCAGGCAACTGGACAAAGCCCGCCGCCATTACGGGCGTTGGGGGCACTGGACACTGTTGCTCAGTTGGGTTCCGATCATTGGTGACCCGCTGACGCTGGTGGCCGGGGTGATGCGCGAGCCGTTGTGGCGGTTTTTGCTGTTGGTTACCCTGGCCAAAGGCCTGCGTTATGGCGTGCTCGCAGCGCTGACGTTGCAATGGGTGTTAATCCCCCGTTAA
- a CDS encoding DUF411 domain-containing protein gives MKIPLRLALLCALLATPLAQAAELIPIDVHRDANCGCCKKWISHLENNGFKVNDHVEADMSAVKQRLGVAPRLGSCHTAVIDGKFVEGHVPAEQVMALRKRDDLLGLAAPGMPLGSPGMEVDGRSEAYQVIGLTRDGKDVVVADYPAH, from the coding sequence ATGAAAATCCCATTGCGACTGGCCTTGCTCTGCGCCCTGCTTGCCACCCCCCTGGCCCAAGCCGCCGAGCTGATTCCCATCGATGTACACCGCGATGCCAATTGCGGTTGCTGCAAAAAATGGATCAGCCATCTGGAAAACAACGGTTTCAAGGTCAACGACCACGTTGAAGCAGACATGAGCGCGGTCAAGCAACGCCTGGGCGTCGCCCCGCGCCTTGGCTCATGCCACACGGCGGTAATCGATGGCAAATTCGTCGAAGGTCACGTACCTGCCGAACAAGTAATGGCCTTGCGCAAGCGCGACGACCTGCTGGGTCTTGCCGCGCCGGGCATGCCGCTGGGCTCCCCAGGCATGGAAGTTGACGGTCGCAGCGAGGCCTATCAAGTCATTGGCCTGACCCGCGACGGCAAAGACGTAGTAGTAGCCGACTACCCGGCACACTGA
- a CDS encoding SRPBCC family protein translates to MHATEQPIRLEQISQERFIQVPIHTVYDYVTQPDRWHEWHPSSLSADTGTRGSLPVGSRFTEDIDLLGIRVSMSYRVQIARCPDEFKTVFTSLAVDGCIHYFLQAHQGGTRFKRVLTYETELQLATLHERMIKLSAIALDQLKQRLESPNFV, encoded by the coding sequence ATGCACGCGACTGAGCAGCCGATCCGCTTGGAGCAGATCAGTCAGGAACGCTTCATCCAGGTCCCAATCCATACTGTTTACGATTATGTAACCCAGCCCGACCGCTGGCACGAATGGCACCCCTCCTCCCTCAGCGCCGACACCGGCACCCGCGGCTCATTGCCGGTCGGCTCGCGCTTTACTGAAGACATAGACCTGCTGGGCATTCGCGTATCAATGAGCTACCGCGTGCAAATCGCCCGCTGCCCCGACGAGTTCAAGACCGTGTTCACCTCACTGGCAGTGGACGGTTGTATCCATTATTTTTTGCAAGCTCATCAGGGTGGCACTCGGTTCAAGCGCGTATTGACGTATGAAACCGAACTGCAACTGGCAACCTTGCACGAACGCATGATCAAACTCTCCGCCATCGCCCTGGACCAGCTCAAGCAGCGGTTGGAAAGCCCAAACTTCGTATAA
- a CDS encoding calcium-binding protein yields the protein MAHCQTFYDQPEGHLMLLPLTHAAVPHHSTASTEPQRSKPSPYDPPLDLQLGVPNIRTHLLLEKSDVTFSREITWSTRNPEKPQISSSRLVIETSNGADEVHVRSWPGDKLQFIINGRPYVLDAKAPQGPDQSLLIKTNGGDDRVIIDDDVKHLLEVQGGAGNDFIQAGGGVSGLFGGSGHDTLLLGSNSGYAEGNDGDDLIIGGSGNTIMFGNGGNDRLDAGVGNAHKQNLLDGGDGDDKLYAGSGTNHLKGGNGDDLLTGHDRTSFYTGEGNDRIANHRPTDSIYTRVNDKLTLTQGSAWNQAKPGKASEQPS from the coding sequence ATGGCGCACTGTCAGACTTTCTACGATCAACCCGAAGGACACCTGATGCTATTACCCCTCACTCATGCAGCAGTCCCCCATCACTCCACGGCTTCCACCGAACCGCAGCGGTCCAAGCCGTCACCCTATGACCCCCCCTTAGACCTGCAGCTGGGCGTACCGAATATCAGGACGCACCTGCTGCTTGAAAAAAGTGATGTGACCTTCAGCCGGGAAATTACCTGGAGCACCCGGAACCCCGAAAAACCGCAGATCAGCTCCAGCCGACTTGTGATAGAAACCAGTAACGGCGCCGACGAGGTCCACGTGCGCAGTTGGCCGGGCGACAAGCTGCAGTTCATCATCAACGGCAGACCGTATGTGCTTGACGCCAAAGCACCACAAGGCCCGGATCAGAGCCTTTTGATCAAAACCAACGGCGGCGATGACAGGGTCATCATCGATGATGACGTCAAGCACCTCCTGGAAGTACAGGGTGGCGCCGGAAACGACTTCATCCAGGCCGGCGGTGGCGTGTCCGGGCTATTTGGCGGCAGCGGCCACGATACTCTGCTCTTGGGCAGCAACTCAGGCTACGCCGAAGGCAACGACGGAGACGACCTGATCATCGGCGGCAGTGGCAACACCATCATGTTCGGTAACGGGGGCAACGACCGACTCGATGCAGGGGTTGGCAATGCACATAAACAGAACTTGCTCGATGGTGGCGACGGCGACGACAAACTGTATGCCGGTAGCGGGACCAACCATCTGAAGGGCGGCAACGGCGATGATCTGCTGACAGGGCATGACCGTACGTCTTTCTATACCGGTGAAGGTAATGATCGCATCGCCAATCATCGGCCAACGGACAGCATTTACACGCGCGTCAATGATAAATTGACACTCACCCAAGGCTCGGCCTGGAATCAGGCCAAACCGGGCAAAGCCAGCGAGCAACCAAGTTAA
- a CDS encoding AraC family transcriptional regulator: protein MNSSSTLVDWLLDSLELNTNLFHVGRYCGDWHASTHGLAQASFHLIVQGDCWLHIDGDPTPRHLNNGDAVFLLRDLAYRLSGESTAASAQECPRRPMLPLDSSAMDGVGLVCGFFHFQSGLSAMIVDSLPAWIILRAGDPSLTAARNLFELILQECERLPAPSSALLERLCHLLFLYVLRQQVIDNTELGGLAALGRQPAFAGLLEQLIARPAEPWSLESMAACTGLSRSAFFKRFRELCGQSPGQVLLVIRMRHACGLLKADQTVAEVSLAAGYQSVAAFTRAFHKVTGQQPGAYRRAQA from the coding sequence ATGAATTCGTCCAGCACACTTGTCGATTGGTTATTAGATAGCCTTGAACTCAATACCAATTTGTTTCACGTCGGCCGCTACTGCGGTGACTGGCACGCCAGCACGCACGGCCTGGCCCAGGCAAGCTTCCATTTGATCGTGCAGGGCGATTGCTGGCTGCATATCGACGGTGATCCAACGCCCCGGCACCTGAACAATGGTGACGCCGTGTTTCTACTGCGTGACCTGGCCTATCGGTTGTCCGGGGAAAGTACCGCGGCAAGCGCCCAAGAGTGCCCTCGCCGGCCGATGCTGCCCCTCGACAGCAGTGCCATGGATGGCGTGGGCCTGGTTTGCGGCTTCTTCCATTTCCAATCCGGCTTGTCGGCGATGATTGTCGACAGCCTGCCCGCATGGATCATCCTGCGTGCCGGTGATCCATCGTTGACCGCTGCGCGCAATCTGTTCGAATTGATCCTGCAGGAGTGCGAGCGCCTACCCGCGCCCTCCTCGGCCTTGCTCGAACGTCTTTGCCACTTGTTGTTTTTATATGTACTGCGCCAGCAAGTCATCGACAACACCGAGCTGGGCGGCCTGGCAGCGTTGGGCCGGCAACCGGCATTTGCCGGCCTGCTGGAGCAACTGATTGCGCGCCCGGCCGAGCCCTGGAGCCTGGAAAGCATGGCGGCGTGCACGGGGTTATCCCGTTCGGCGTTTTTCAAGCGTTTCAGGGAGTTATGCGGGCAGTCGCCGGGGCAGGTATTGCTGGTGATACGTATGCGCCATGCCTGTGGGCTGCTCAAGGCGGACCAGACCGTGGCCGAGGTCTCGCTGGCAGCCGGGTATCAGTCGGTGGCCGCATTTACCCGGGCCTTTCATAAAGTCACCGGTCAGCAACCCGGCGCCTATCGCAGGGCACAAGCCTAA
- a CDS encoding carboxymuconolactone decarboxylase family protein, which yields MSRVPLLSPDTAPEAAKPFLENAQKASGFIPNLLAVLANAPAALETYITVSGLNAKAELSLADREVVQLIAATTHGCDFCVAGHTAVARNKAKLPENVIEALRRLGELPDTRYETLAAFTREVIATRGDVSDAGFEAFLAAGYTKGHALEVILGVSLATLCNFANVFARTPLNPELAQYRWEKPAS from the coding sequence ATGTCCCGTGTACCGTTGCTCAGCCCTGACACCGCCCCGGAAGCGGCGAAACCTTTCCTGGAAAATGCGCAGAAGGCCTCGGGTTTCATTCCTAATCTGCTGGCGGTATTGGCCAATGCACCGGCGGCGCTGGAAACCTATATCACTGTCTCCGGCTTGAATGCCAAGGCCGAACTGAGCCTGGCCGACCGCGAAGTGGTGCAGCTGATTGCTGCTACTACCCACGGGTGCGATTTCTGTGTCGCCGGCCACACCGCCGTTGCGCGCAACAAGGCCAAGCTGCCCGAGAACGTGATCGAGGCCCTGCGCCGGCTGGGTGAGCTGCCTGATACTCGCTATGAGACACTCGCCGCCTTTACCCGCGAAGTGATCGCCACTCGGGGTGATGTCAGCGATGCCGGCTTTGAGGCATTTCTCGCGGCCGGCTATACCAAGGGCCACGCGCTGGAGGTCATCCTGGGCGTAAGCCTGGCAACCCTGTGCAACTTCGCTAACGTGTTTGCCCGTACCCCGCTGAACCCGGAACTGGCGCAGTACCGCTGGGAAAAACCGGCAAGCTGA
- a CDS encoding acyl-CoA dehydrogenase family protein: MLDPILSRWLDVQAQALDVGSCDPQEVLPRLAEANILKIGVPTQLGGLGGDVTGAVEAIANVASHSLAAAFVCWGQRSFIEYLLQSPNQRLREHLMPDLLSGKLAGATGLSNAMKFISGIESLQISAEPNEHGWTLNGRLHWVTNLRKNGFVAAAAIEHAGGGTPFILAIPDSVAGLQRSRDLELLGLQSSNTAALGLEGVELSRDWLLHEDARKFLPAVRPAFLGLQCGMSIGLARRSLAEVANHLGASRTVLREELEALRATLDHLVSELKSGLLAGRFAAEPIPLFKLRIALAETAASAVQLELQASGGKAYLTAHGSGFARRWRESAFVPIVTPSLVQLRTELQRQANL, encoded by the coding sequence ATGCTTGACCCAATCTTGAGCCGTTGGCTCGATGTTCAAGCGCAGGCCCTGGATGTGGGCAGTTGCGATCCACAGGAAGTGCTGCCACGCCTGGCAGAAGCCAATATTCTGAAAATCGGTGTGCCCACCCAACTGGGCGGGCTGGGCGGTGACGTGACGGGTGCGGTCGAGGCCATCGCCAATGTGGCCAGCCATTCCCTGGCGGCGGCATTTGTGTGCTGGGGCCAGCGCTCGTTTATCGAGTACTTGTTGCAGAGCCCCAATCAGCGCCTGCGCGAACACCTGATGCCGGACCTGCTCAGCGGCAAGTTGGCCGGAGCCACCGGGCTGTCGAATGCGATGAAGTTCATATCGGGTATCGAGTCGTTGCAGATCAGCGCCGAGCCCAACGAGCATGGCTGGACGCTCAACGGTCGTCTGCATTGGGTGACCAACCTGCGCAAAAATGGTTTTGTCGCCGCAGCTGCTATCGAACATGCCGGCGGTGGTACGCCGTTTATCCTGGCGATCCCGGATTCAGTGGCGGGCTTGCAGCGCTCCCGCGATCTGGAGCTGCTTGGGTTGCAATCGAGCAACACCGCTGCCCTTGGCCTGGAAGGCGTGGAGCTGAGCCGTGACTGGTTGCTGCACGAGGACGCGCGCAAGTTCCTGCCGGCAGTGCGCCCGGCGTTTCTTGGCTTGCAGTGCGGCATGTCGATTGGCCTGGCCCGCCGTTCCCTGGCCGAGGTGGCCAATCATCTGGGGGCCAGCCGTACGGTGTTGCGCGAAGAGCTGGAAGCCTTGCGGGCGACGCTGGACCATCTGGTCAGCGAGCTCAAGAGCGGGTTGCTGGCCGGGCGCTTTGCTGCCGAGCCGATCCCCTTGTTCAAGCTGCGCATTGCCCTGGCAGAAACCGCCGCCAGCGCCGTGCAGCTTGAACTGCAGGCCAGTGGCGGCAAGGCCTACCTCACCGCCCACGGCAGTGGTTTTGCGCGGCGCTGGCGCGAGTCGGCATTTGTGCCGATTGTGACGCCCAGCCTGGTGCAACTGCGCACTGAGTTGCAGCGCCAGGCCAACCTATGA